The following coding sequences lie in one Changpingibacter yushuensis genomic window:
- a CDS encoding LacI family DNA-binding transcriptional regulator, translating into MEDSSSRHRRPPSMEDVAAIAGVSHQTVSRVLNSTGKVRPETRERVLAAIAQIGYRRNETARALATARSRVIGIITPTFQHYGPASTLMSVQLAANDKGYLVSVAALPEFSPANLRRALEQFLGQGVAGIVLIVPVTEAATELNKFSLPVPAIAISSSWVSEESTIARVGVEQRGGVRAAMLHLKEQGCQVVSHFAGPSVWFDALEREAAWHEAIEEFGLTAGPIFRGDWTAAFGFAMATEISRGKLPDAIFAANDQMALGTLQAFAQKGIRLPDDVRLVGYDDEDASAYFYPSLTTVRQNFSQLGYEAVDALIRQFDGQKAENKLLPAELRVRASA; encoded by the coding sequence ATGGAGGACTCAAGCTCACGGCACCGCCGCCCGCCGTCTATGGAAGACGTCGCGGCCATCGCCGGAGTATCACACCAGACCGTTTCCCGTGTGCTCAACAGTACCGGCAAGGTGCGCCCGGAGACTCGTGAACGCGTACTAGCAGCGATCGCGCAGATTGGGTACCGGAGAAACGAGACCGCACGTGCGCTGGCAACTGCCCGCAGTCGGGTCATTGGGATCATCACACCTACCTTCCAGCACTACGGCCCGGCTTCCACACTTATGTCCGTGCAACTTGCGGCTAATGACAAGGGTTATCTGGTTAGTGTGGCGGCGCTTCCGGAGTTCTCACCGGCCAATCTTCGGCGCGCGCTGGAGCAGTTTCTGGGTCAGGGTGTGGCAGGGATTGTTTTGATCGTTCCCGTTACAGAGGCCGCCACCGAACTTAACAAGTTCTCACTTCCCGTCCCGGCAATCGCAATCTCCTCCTCGTGGGTATCGGAAGAGTCCACTATTGCGCGCGTTGGCGTGGAGCAGCGTGGTGGAGTTCGCGCCGCCATGCTTCATCTCAAGGAGCAGGGCTGCCAAGTGGTCAGCCATTTTGCAGGCCCGAGTGTGTGGTTTGATGCGCTTGAACGCGAAGCCGCTTGGCACGAAGCCATCGAAGAGTTCGGGCTCACCGCCGGCCCCATCTTCCGTGGTGATTGGACCGCAGCATTTGGCTTCGCCATGGCAACTGAGATTTCCCGCGGTAAGCTGCCGGACGCAATCTTCGCCGCCAACGATCAGATGGCCTTGGGAACTCTTCAAGCCTTTGCCCAAAAAGGCATCCGCCTTCCCGATGATGTGCGCCTTGTTGGGTACGACGACGAGGACGCTTCCGCCTACTTCTACCCCAGTCTGACCACTGTTCGCCAAAACTTCTCTCAGCTCGGCTATGAAGCTGTGGATGCACTCATCCGCCAGTTCGATGGCCAGAAGGCGGAGAACAAGCTGCTCCCGGCCGAATTACGCGTTCGCGCTTCAGCCTAA
- a CDS encoding L-ribulose-5-phosphate 4-epimerase — MSAANLWSPQMAEKIQEARVEVCRLHSELIKWGLVVWTAGNVSQRVRCEAEDGSEDVLVIKPSGVSYDELTPADMVVCDLDGNLILGDHAPSSDTDAHAYVYRHMPEVGGVTHTHSSYATAFAAVGKPIPCHLTMMGDEFGGEIPIGPFALIGDDSIGRGIVATLKESRSPAVLMQNHGPFTIGKNAKASVKAAAMTEEVARTMFIALQLGDPIAIDPKLVDSLYERYQNVYGQH, encoded by the coding sequence ATGTCAGCCGCCAATCTATGGTCACCCCAAATGGCCGAGAAGATTCAGGAAGCTCGTGTTGAGGTCTGCCGACTTCATTCGGAGCTCATTAAGTGGGGACTGGTGGTCTGGACCGCCGGAAACGTATCCCAGCGCGTTCGCTGCGAAGCTGAAGACGGTTCCGAAGATGTCCTCGTCATCAAGCCGTCAGGTGTCTCCTATGACGAACTGACCCCCGCAGACATGGTGGTTTGCGATCTGGATGGGAATCTCATCCTTGGTGACCACGCGCCGTCGTCGGACACGGACGCACACGCTTACGTCTACCGTCACATGCCCGAAGTGGGCGGTGTGACGCACACCCATTCCAGCTACGCCACCGCATTCGCTGCGGTAGGCAAGCCCATCCCTTGCCACCTGACAATGATGGGCGACGAGTTCGGCGGCGAGATTCCGATCGGACCCTTCGCACTCATCGGTGACGATTCGATTGGCCGCGGCATAGTCGCAACCCTCAAGGAATCGCGTAGCCCAGCAGTTCTCATGCAGAACCACGGCCCGTTCACCATTGGCAAGAACGCCAAGGCCTCGGTCAAGGCAGCAGCCATGACCGAAGAAGTTGCACGAACCATGTTCATCGCACTTCAGCTCGGCGATCCCATCGCAATCGATCCAAAGCTTGTCGATTCTTTGTACGAGCGTTATCAGAACGTCTACGGCCAGCACTGA
- the araA gene encoding L-arabinose isomerase has protein sequence MKSSFEGREVWFLTGSQGLYGDDALAQVANQSQNVVETLNRSGDIPVNIVWKPTLTDSDSIRRAILDANSNDNVLGVVAWMHTFSPAKMWIAGLNVLNKPLLHLNTQDNVVLPWATIDMDFMNLNQSAHGDREFGYILSRLGIDRETVIGSATDPAVRARVSNWVRACAGWAAIHDLNVVRFGDNMRNVAVTDGDKTEALKVFGVSVNTWGVNDLVEVVNDVADADIDALAAVYEDSYEVVPELRRGGDRHESLRYAARQEIALRRFLDERNASAFTDTFEDLGALRQLPGIAAQRLMADGYGFGAEGDWKTAVLVRTVKAMSEGLPGGASLMEDYTYNLVPGQELILGAHMLEICPSLTTQKPRAEIHPLGIGDREDPVRLVFSMDPSEAVVVSMADMGNRFRLTANVVDVVEPLEPLPNLPVAHAIWKPQPSLSVSAECWMESGAAHHTVMTNAIGVDIFRMFAQMAHTELAVIDKSTDVASFKNELRWNKAYFQLAQGL, from the coding sequence ATGAAGAGCAGTTTTGAGGGCCGCGAGGTTTGGTTCCTCACCGGCAGTCAGGGCCTCTATGGCGACGACGCATTGGCGCAGGTCGCCAACCAGTCACAAAACGTCGTTGAAACCCTTAATCGGTCCGGCGATATCCCAGTCAACATCGTGTGGAAGCCGACTCTGACCGATTCTGATTCCATCCGCCGTGCAATCTTGGACGCGAACTCGAATGACAACGTGCTCGGCGTGGTCGCGTGGATGCACACATTCAGCCCAGCCAAGATGTGGATCGCGGGACTCAATGTCCTCAACAAGCCACTACTCCACCTGAACACTCAGGACAATGTGGTTTTGCCGTGGGCAACCATTGACATGGACTTCATGAACCTCAACCAGTCTGCTCATGGAGACCGCGAGTTCGGCTACATCCTGTCCAGACTCGGAATCGACCGCGAAACCGTAATCGGTAGTGCTACTGATCCGGCCGTTCGCGCTCGCGTTTCCAACTGGGTTCGCGCCTGCGCAGGCTGGGCCGCCATTCACGATCTAAACGTCGTGCGCTTTGGTGACAACATGCGCAACGTCGCCGTCACCGACGGTGACAAGACCGAAGCACTCAAGGTCTTTGGTGTCAGCGTGAACACGTGGGGCGTCAACGATCTCGTGGAGGTCGTCAACGATGTGGCAGATGCTGATATCGATGCTTTGGCTGCTGTATACGAGGACTCCTACGAAGTAGTACCCGAACTGCGCCGCGGTGGCGACCGCCACGAATCATTGCGCTATGCAGCACGCCAAGAGATCGCACTGCGCCGTTTCCTTGATGAGCGCAATGCGTCTGCATTCACTGATACGTTCGAAGATCTTGGCGCCCTGCGCCAGCTCCCGGGTATCGCTGCACAGCGCCTCATGGCTGATGGCTATGGATTTGGCGCCGAAGGCGACTGGAAGACTGCTGTACTGGTCCGCACTGTCAAGGCAATGTCCGAAGGGCTCCCCGGCGGCGCATCCTTGATGGAGGACTACACCTACAACCTCGTTCCAGGCCAAGAACTCATTCTTGGTGCGCACATGCTCGAGATTTGCCCATCTCTGACAACTCAGAAGCCGCGCGCAGAGATTCATCCTCTCGGCATTGGTGATCGCGAGGATCCGGTGCGCTTGGTCTTCTCTATGGATCCCAGCGAGGCAGTCGTTGTCTCTATGGCCGACATGGGCAATCGATTCCGCCTGACCGCGAACGTGGTCGACGTCGTCGAACCCCTCGAACCGCTCCCGAACCTTCCGGTGGCGCACGCGATTTGGAAGCCACAGCCATCCCTCAGTGTCTCAGCCGAGTGCTGGATGGAGTCTGGGGCTGCACACCACACCGTCATGACCAATGCGATTGGCGTGGACATCTTCAGGATGTTCGCACAGATGGCACACACCGAGCTTGCCGTGATCGACAAGTCCACCGATGTCGCTTCTTTCAAGAACGAACTGCGGTGGAACAAGGCGTACTTCCAGCTCGCTCAGGGCTTGTGA
- a CDS encoding ABC transporter substrate-binding protein, translating to MKRNIRNSVVAVTAGFTMMATLTACGNGDSASEETSGSSSSECASDLSDVTVGFVAVGPEGAWREANEKDVQTAFEDAGATVKYAGTADNDQANQIQSMQSFIDEGVDLILLSATEATGWEDTLQEAADAEIPVILLDRMIEPDNQDLYATHLGPDNYAISSNAAKWANEQFPDGANYAVLEGPAGLSVVNERNAGWDDTINDNLTKVDSQDAGWSTADAKDITSTMLKSNNNDIQLIFAQNDEMGLGAAQAVEEAGLVPGDDVKIITIDGTKAALEALSAGQLSLVAEYNPIFGQDAVDASISILCGEDVEKNIVIESQIFDSPEAADEALPTRAY from the coding sequence GTGAAAAGGAACATCCGCAACTCCGTTGTTGCAGTGACTGCAGGCTTCACAATGATGGCCACCCTGACCGCATGCGGTAATGGTGACAGTGCATCTGAGGAAACAAGCGGCTCAAGCAGCTCCGAATGTGCAAGCGACCTCTCCGACGTCACAGTCGGTTTCGTGGCCGTGGGTCCTGAAGGCGCATGGCGCGAGGCAAACGAGAAGGACGTGCAGACCGCATTCGAAGATGCAGGCGCAACCGTCAAGTACGCCGGCACCGCCGACAACGATCAGGCCAACCAGATCCAGTCGATGCAGTCATTCATTGACGAAGGCGTTGACCTCATCCTGCTTTCGGCAACAGAAGCAACTGGCTGGGAAGATACCCTCCAGGAAGCAGCTGACGCTGAAATCCCAGTAATCCTGCTTGACCGCATGATCGAGCCCGATAACCAGGATCTCTACGCCACCCACCTCGGCCCGGACAACTACGCAATTTCGTCCAATGCAGCCAAGTGGGCAAACGAGCAGTTCCCGGATGGCGCGAACTACGCCGTCCTCGAGGGACCTGCTGGCCTCTCTGTGGTCAACGAGCGCAACGCTGGTTGGGATGACACGATCAACGACAACCTGACCAAGGTTGATAGCCAGGATGCTGGCTGGTCCACGGCAGACGCCAAGGACATCACGTCCACCATGCTCAAGTCCAACAACAACGATATCCAGCTCATCTTCGCTCAGAACGATGAAATGGGCCTCGGCGCTGCACAGGCAGTCGAAGAAGCAGGTCTGGTTCCTGGAGATGACGTCAAGATCATCACCATTGACGGCACCAAGGCAGCCCTCGAAGCCCTCTCCGCTGGCCAGCTGAGCCTCGTTGCCGAGTACAACCCGATCTTCGGTCAGGATGCAGTCGATGCTTCCATCAGCATTCTCTGCGGCGAGGATGTCGAAAAGAACATCGTGATCGAGAGCCAGATCTTCGACAGCCCTGAGGCTGCAGACGAAGCTCTTCCGACTCGCGCTTACTGA
- a CDS encoding sugar ABC transporter ATP-binding protein encodes MVRQRCARRGTQDELVQRRSSQEKYWWEKMAQMEPIVQMEHISVEFPGVKALQDVDFRLFPGEVHALMGENGAGKSTLIKALTGVNKLANGSIYVSGEQVKFGGTSDAQNAGVATVYQEVNLCANLTIGENVMLGHEARGPFGINWKKTNDEAKDALARLDLDLDPRAPLSSISIALQQLVAISRAMVVDAKVLILDEPTSSLDENEVKGLFTVIRRLRDEGVAILFVSHFLDQIYEITDRLTVLRNGQFVGEYMTAELDRKSLINKMIGKDMEALSDLDDAAGRKYAKDEGQPVLQLNGLGKNGTIKPISIDMYKGNIIGFAGLLGSGRTELAKLIYGADKATDGDIKLSGSDIKISNPAVALKNKLAYSTENRRDEGIVGDLTVRENIILALQAIRGWTHPIPRKEQDALCAEYIEKLNIKPADPEKLVKNLSGGNQQKVLLARWLATNPEILILDEPTRGIDVGAKAEIQEIVLELAKAGMTIIFISSEMEEVVRLSDRILVLKDRAPLAELVNGPGVTADSIVDVIAAGGVAA; translated from the coding sequence ATGGTGCGGCAACGATGTGCGCGCCGTGGCACGCAAGATGAGCTAGTACAACGGCGTAGCTCACAGGAAAAGTACTGGTGGGAGAAGATGGCTCAAATGGAACCAATAGTCCAGATGGAGCATATCTCGGTCGAGTTCCCGGGTGTAAAGGCTTTGCAGGATGTCGATTTTCGGCTCTTTCCCGGCGAAGTTCACGCACTCATGGGCGAGAATGGCGCAGGCAAGTCGACCTTGATCAAAGCCTTGACTGGCGTAAACAAGCTGGCCAACGGCAGTATTTATGTATCGGGTGAGCAGGTGAAGTTCGGCGGTACCAGCGACGCTCAGAACGCAGGCGTGGCCACGGTTTACCAGGAAGTGAACCTGTGTGCAAACCTGACAATCGGCGAAAACGTGATGCTTGGCCATGAGGCTCGTGGCCCATTCGGCATCAACTGGAAGAAGACAAACGACGAGGCTAAGGATGCCCTCGCGCGCCTCGACCTCGATCTTGACCCGCGAGCTCCCCTTTCGAGCATCTCGATTGCGTTGCAGCAGTTGGTGGCAATTTCCCGCGCCATGGTAGTAGATGCAAAGGTCCTCATTCTTGACGAACCGACCTCCAGCCTCGATGAGAACGAGGTTAAGGGCCTGTTCACCGTCATCCGTCGCCTGCGCGATGAAGGCGTGGCAATCCTCTTCGTCTCCCACTTCTTGGATCAGATCTACGAGATCACAGATCGCCTAACGGTACTGCGAAATGGGCAGTTCGTCGGTGAATACATGACCGCAGAACTTGACCGCAAGAGCCTCATCAATAAGATGATCGGCAAGGACATGGAGGCCCTCTCAGACCTCGACGATGCCGCCGGTCGCAAGTACGCAAAAGACGAAGGCCAACCCGTCCTTCAGCTGAACGGACTTGGAAAGAACGGCACGATCAAGCCTATCAGTATTGACATGTACAAGGGCAATATCATTGGCTTCGCTGGACTTCTCGGTTCCGGGCGCACGGAGCTCGCCAAGCTTATCTATGGTGCCGACAAGGCCACAGATGGCGATATCAAGCTCAGCGGATCAGACATCAAGATTTCAAACCCTGCTGTAGCTCTCAAGAACAAGCTCGCATACTCCACAGAGAACCGCCGCGACGAAGGCATCGTCGGGGACTTGACTGTTCGCGAGAACATTATTCTGGCTCTTCAAGCCATTCGAGGCTGGACACATCCGATCCCCCGCAAGGAACAGGATGCTCTGTGCGCCGAATACATTGAGAAGCTGAACATCAAGCCAGCCGATCCCGAAAAGCTTGTCAAGAATCTCTCCGGTGGCAACCAGCAGAAAGTCCTTCTGGCTCGCTGGCTCGCAACGAATCCAGAGATCCTCATTCTTGACGAACCCACCCGCGGAATCGACGTGGGCGCCAAGGCAGAGATTCAGGAGATCGTTCTGGAGCTCGCCAAGGCCGGTATGACCATCATCTTCATTTCCTCCGAGATGGAGGAAGTTGTCCGACTCAGCGATCGCATCCTCGTCCTTAAGGACCGGGCCCCGCTCGCAGAACTTGTCAACGGCCCAGGCGTGACAGCCGATAGCATCGTTGACGTCATTGCCGCCGGAGGTGTGGCAGCATGA
- a CDS encoding ABC transporter permease, with translation MKNLLKNQLFWAAMVLVVLMIINITENGTATIGYSNGRLTGPIIDLFIFSPPILMISIGMTLVIATSGIDLSVGSIMAVAGAVAMQYLHGSSNPNSPATIAIAFILALAVGLLCGAFSGFLVSVVKLQPFITTLIMMLAGRGIANMITGGGNTEGGSSGFNKIAQGTVLGFPLRFIVAIIVLLLVAALVRKTALGMSVEAVGINADAAEMAGVRSNRIQFMVYTLSGLLAAVAGVLTVAYIGRVEVASTGTGAGMEMDAILAVVIGGTSLAGGKFNLGGTVLGAFVITALDQTVVYLGISSAAVPAFKAIVIIGICLLQSDRIHGWFSSPSRSRVVEKKEETPKVVAA, from the coding sequence ATGAAGAACTTGCTGAAGAACCAACTGTTCTGGGCCGCTATGGTCCTCGTGGTGCTGATGATTATCAACATCACGGAGAACGGTACAGCCACCATTGGTTATTCTAATGGCCGCCTCACCGGCCCCATTATCGACCTCTTCATCTTCTCTCCACCGATCCTCATGATCTCGATCGGTATGACGCTCGTCATTGCCACGTCAGGTATCGATCTTTCGGTCGGATCGATCATGGCGGTGGCCGGCGCAGTTGCCATGCAGTACTTGCACGGTTCATCAAACCCGAACAGCCCGGCAACAATTGCTATCGCTTTCATCCTCGCTCTGGCAGTTGGACTGCTGTGTGGCGCCTTCTCCGGATTCCTCGTCTCTGTAGTCAAGCTTCAGCCCTTCATCACCACTTTGATCATGATGCTCGCTGGCCGCGGCATTGCGAACATGATCACCGGCGGCGGCAATACTGAAGGCGGAAGTTCAGGCTTCAATAAGATCGCTCAAGGCACTGTGCTCGGCTTCCCGTTGCGGTTCATCGTCGCAATCATCGTGCTTCTGCTGGTGGCCGCTCTGGTACGCAAGACCGCCCTCGGCATGTCCGTTGAAGCAGTCGGTATCAACGCCGACGCCGCCGAGATGGCCGGTGTTCGCTCCAACCGAATCCAGTTCATGGTCTATACCCTTTCCGGTCTCCTTGCGGCAGTTGCGGGTGTACTGACCGTCGCATACATCGGACGTGTGGAAGTCGCATCAACCGGCACTGGTGCAGGGATGGAAATGGACGCCATCTTGGCAGTGGTCATCGGAGGTACGTCGCTCGCTGGCGGCAAGTTCAACCTAGGTGGAACAGTGCTTGGCGCATTCGTCATCACGGCGCTGGATCAGACGGTCGTCTACTTGGGAATCTCCTCCGCAGCTGTACCCGCCTTCAAGGCAATCGTCATCATCGGCATCTGCCTCCTACAGTCGGATCGTATTCACGGGTGGTTCTCTTCGCCCTCCAGATCCCGAGTTGTTGAAAAGAAAGAAGAGACTCCAAAGGTGGTTGCAGCATGA
- a CDS encoding ABC transporter permease — translation MSSVSLDKKKARPKIARSTYTTIAAVALLVILLVGGHLIYGKILAPNTMSSLLRNYAYLLILAVGLTFTILTGGIDLSVGAIVAFSSVAGVMLVGAGWNTYLVMVLMVLMGTGFGLISGVLVRYFNVQPFIATLSTMFLARGLASMLSTEPVRIPDGSPMKSLSTEVILYDGPKNMDFKISLNVIIAIVVLIIGFIILHRTRFGRTVYAIGGSENSASLMGLPTGRAKLMVYVISGTLAGLAGLVYASRIGNASNVVGTGWELDAIAATVIGGTLLTGGAGYVLGSAVGVFVLGTLNLLINRDGNVPAAATTIITGAILLIFVLLQRAITVSGNRGGLFKRKSRDVAAGGTPPDASSTALPLSESESAESGSAKVSASPAV, via the coding sequence ATGAGCTCGGTCAGTCTTGACAAGAAGAAGGCGCGCCCGAAGATTGCGCGGTCTACTTACACCACGATCGCAGCCGTTGCGCTGCTGGTCATTCTCCTCGTGGGTGGGCATCTCATCTACGGTAAGATCCTCGCTCCTAACACGATGTCCAGTCTGCTGAGGAACTACGCGTACCTCCTCATTCTGGCCGTCGGCCTCACGTTCACGATTCTCACTGGTGGAATCGACCTCTCCGTTGGTGCCATCGTCGCTTTCTCTTCGGTCGCCGGCGTCATGCTGGTTGGAGCAGGCTGGAACACCTACCTAGTCATGGTGCTCATGGTGCTCATGGGAACAGGCTTCGGTCTGATCTCCGGCGTCCTCGTCAGATATTTCAATGTCCAGCCATTTATTGCAACGCTGTCAACAATGTTCTTGGCACGTGGTCTAGCCTCAATGCTCTCAACCGAACCCGTACGCATTCCTGACGGTTCGCCAATGAAGAGCCTCTCCACTGAAGTCATCCTGTATGACGGCCCGAAGAACATGGACTTCAAGATCTCGCTCAACGTCATCATCGCGATCGTTGTGCTCATCATTGGATTCATCATTCTTCACCGCACCCGTTTTGGCCGCACTGTCTACGCGATTGGCGGCTCGGAGAACTCGGCATCGCTGATGGGCCTACCCACAGGCAGAGCAAAGCTCATGGTGTACGTCATTTCCGGCACACTCGCTGGCTTGGCCGGCTTGGTGTACGCATCGCGTATCGGTAATGCCTCAAACGTCGTGGGTACTGGTTGGGAACTCGATGCCATCGCTGCCACAGTGATCGGTGGAACGCTGCTCACGGGCGGCGCCGGTTACGTGCTTGGTTCGGCAGTCGGTGTGTTCGTGCTCGGAACGCTCAACCTCCTTATCAACCGCGATGGCAACGTGCCAGCGGCAGCAACCACAATCATCACGGGAGCTATCCTGCTGATCTTCGTGCTCCTGCAGCGCGCGATCACAGTCAGCGGCAACCGCGGTGGTCTATTCAAACGCAAGTCTCGGGATGTAGCGGCCGGGGGCACTCCTCCAGACGCCTCCTCCACAGCGTTACCACTATCCGAGTCGGAGTCCGCCGAATCCGGATCCGCCAAGGTGTCAGCCAGCCCAGCTGTTTGA
- a CDS encoding ribokinase: MGEVAVLGSINHDVIVTCDRAPRAGETVHGSAVSFYPGGKGSNQAIAAARFGADVSFFGRVGKDSAGLSLLSNLDDDGVNRRYVRISDSLPTGTALITVDREGNNSIVVVSGANSSMGSSDVAELTDAGCGPNDVLVCQLEIPRETVAEALNAGHELGMTTILNAAPADDVRDLLAVVDVFVVNEREIVPNIGGEFSSRSELTERIAELSAAYQCSTIVTLGAEGCVAALYIDGAISTLDLEVPDVEVVDGTGAGDTFVGVLAACIAAGTDPRESVSLAGIAGSLSTTRKGAQDAMPTRSQVEAFMA, translated from the coding sequence ATGGGAGAAGTCGCCGTACTTGGTTCTATCAATCACGACGTGATTGTCACCTGTGACCGAGCCCCCAGGGCCGGTGAGACCGTTCATGGATCCGCCGTTTCCTTCTATCCAGGAGGAAAGGGATCTAATCAGGCGATCGCTGCTGCCCGTTTTGGGGCCGACGTTTCCTTTTTTGGCCGCGTAGGCAAAGATTCCGCTGGCCTGAGTCTGCTTTCAAACCTGGACGACGACGGCGTCAATCGTCGCTACGTTCGAATCTCCGATTCATTGCCCACTGGCACGGCACTTATCACAGTGGATCGCGAGGGGAACAACTCGATCGTGGTGGTTTCCGGCGCCAACTCGAGTATGGGTAGCTCAGATGTTGCTGAACTCACGGATGCCGGTTGCGGACCCAACGATGTCCTGGTGTGCCAACTCGAGATTCCACGTGAAACAGTTGCTGAGGCATTGAATGCCGGCCACGAGCTCGGAATGACCACTATCCTCAACGCCGCGCCAGCAGACGATGTGCGTGACCTTCTCGCCGTCGTCGACGTATTCGTGGTGAATGAACGTGAGATTGTGCCCAACATCGGTGGCGAGTTCTCCAGTAGATCTGAGCTGACGGAGCGGATTGCCGAGCTTTCGGCGGCCTACCAGTGCTCCACGATCGTGACGCTGGGGGCGGAAGGGTGCGTGGCAGCACTGTACATCGATGGCGCGATCTCCACACTTGATCTCGAAGTTCCGGATGTCGAGGTAGTTGATGGCACGGGAGCTGGCGATACGTTTGTTGGCGTGCTCGCCGCGTGCATCGCTGCCGGCACTGATCCACGCGAATCGGTCAGCTTAGCTGGTATCGCTGGGTCCCTTTCCACTACGCGGAAGGGCGCACAGGATGCCATGCCCACACGTAGCCAGGTAGAAGCCTTTATGGCATAG
- a CDS encoding zinc-dependent alcohol dehydrogenase → MKAVAITKMGKLNHQDPSLRGRIEVIDIPEQQVGVTDVKIRVAYAAICGSDPHLAEGAFSWDVPQLLGHEMSGVVEEVGEEAKAAGIAVGDRVACNFLWLCGACDECRAGRQQFCSAPFQYQRPAMAEYVVWHYGQVYKLPSDVSLLKGCLLEPVSVGVRALDKLSMRIGDTALVCGGGPIGQIATQLLARGGATKLTMIEPIAERRELALAMGARYVIDPVTENVEERVMEITGGVGFEKVLDASGSTKAVPTLPPLTAKGGTLIFGAMYPNEYEMPLNIAKWCYFHELTISGLFISPYSFPRALQLLPELDLEPFTQKVVPLNDATEAFEVHLSGQYPKVIIKCNSFEE, encoded by the coding sequence ATGAAAGCAGTTGCAATAACCAAGATGGGAAAGCTCAATCACCAGGATCCTTCCTTGCGGGGAAGAATCGAAGTGATTGATATTCCCGAGCAGCAGGTGGGCGTCACTGACGTCAAGATTCGCGTGGCCTATGCTGCCATTTGTGGATCAGACCCTCACCTAGCCGAAGGTGCCTTCAGCTGGGACGTTCCGCAGCTGCTCGGTCACGAGATGTCAGGTGTGGTTGAGGAAGTTGGGGAAGAAGCGAAAGCTGCCGGAATCGCTGTTGGCGACCGCGTTGCGTGTAACTTCCTGTGGTTGTGCGGCGCGTGCGATGAGTGCCGGGCCGGCCGCCAGCAGTTCTGTTCTGCCCCCTTCCAATACCAACGCCCTGCGATGGCGGAGTACGTGGTGTGGCACTACGGTCAGGTCTATAAGCTCCCTAGCGATGTGAGCCTCCTCAAGGGTTGCTTGCTTGAACCGGTATCAGTAGGTGTTCGCGCGCTCGACAAACTGAGCATGCGCATCGGCGATACGGCACTTGTGTGCGGCGGAGGGCCCATTGGTCAGATTGCCACGCAGCTACTTGCCCGCGGCGGCGCAACAAAGCTGACCATGATCGAACCGATCGCCGAACGGCGTGAGCTGGCGCTTGCCATGGGAGCCAGGTACGTCATTGATCCTGTCACTGAGAACGTTGAAGAACGAGTTATGGAGATCACCGGGGGAGTTGGATTTGAAAAGGTTCTCGATGCTTCCGGTTCAACGAAGGCCGTGCCAACTTTGCCACCTTTGACGGCAAAGGGCGGAACACTCATTTTCGGTGCAATGTACCCGAACGAATATGAGATGCCTTTGAACATCGCCAAGTGGTGCTACTTCCATGAGCTGACGATCTCAGGGTTGTTCATTTCGCCTTACTCATTCCCGCGTGCGCTTCAGCTCCTGCCGGAACTAGACTTGGAGCCGTTTACTCAAAAGGTTGTTCCACTCAACGATGCGACTGAGGCTTTCGAGGTTCACTTGAGCGGCCAGTATCCGAAGGTCATCATCAAATGCAACTCTTTTGAGGAGTAG